One part of the Anaeromyxobacter sp. Fw109-5 genome encodes these proteins:
- a CDS encoding MaoC/PaaZ C-terminal domain-containing protein, which yields MLTARQLYFEAVKVGDELPPLVKPPVDRLQIARYVGAAQDWNPLYIDEPYAKNSGFPSALAPGMIAMGFLGELVVDWVRGARLRRFSARFVKIVWPGDVLTVRGRVTDRRFEEGGRYAVDIEVWAENQRGELVVRGLTGFQLYYSAEDEARQRAGGAPLVVTKEEEEARLAKLSRAQPSRPAAPASRPLAPPRLPQPPAQPAQPAPAARTAPPAAARPQAASRPPAPAATAARAAPAAAPKPAPKAAPVGARPRPGTKPPAPATQTPKRAAARPRPAAKATAGKAKAARPRPAKRPAGKEKGANARARAHGAARKPTGKKRR from the coding sequence ATGCTCACGGCACGCCAGCTCTACTTCGAGGCGGTCAAGGTCGGCGACGAGCTGCCGCCGCTCGTGAAGCCGCCGGTGGACCGGCTCCAGATCGCGCGCTACGTCGGCGCGGCCCAGGACTGGAACCCGCTCTACATCGACGAGCCCTACGCGAAGAACTCGGGGTTCCCGAGCGCGCTCGCGCCCGGGATGATCGCGATGGGGTTCCTCGGGGAGCTCGTCGTCGACTGGGTGCGCGGGGCGCGCCTCCGCCGCTTCTCCGCCCGCTTCGTGAAGATCGTGTGGCCGGGCGACGTGCTCACGGTGCGCGGCCGCGTGACGGATCGGCGGTTCGAGGAGGGCGGCCGCTACGCGGTGGACATCGAGGTGTGGGCCGAGAACCAGCGCGGCGAGCTCGTCGTGCGCGGCCTCACCGGCTTCCAGCTCTATTACAGCGCCGAGGACGAGGCGCGGCAGCGCGCCGGCGGCGCGCCGCTCGTCGTGACGAAGGAGGAGGAGGAGGCGCGGCTCGCGAAGCTCTCGCGCGCGCAGCCCTCGCGTCCTGCCGCGCCCGCGAGCCGCCCGCTCGCGCCGCCCCGCCTGCCCCAGCCGCCCGCGCAGCCCGCGCAGCCCGCGCCCGCCGCGCGGACCGCGCCCCCCGCCGCGGCGAGGCCCCAGGCCGCGTCGAGGCCTCCCGCCCCTGCGGCGACCGCCGCGCGCGCGGCGCCGGCGGCCGCCCCGAAGCCCGCGCCGAAGGCGGCGCCCGTCGGGGCGCGCCCCCGTCCGGGCACGAAGCCGCCGGCCCCCGCGACCCAGACGCCCAAGCGCGCCGCGGCGCGCCCGCGCCCGGCCGCGAAGGCGACGGCCGGCAAGGCGAAGGCCGCGCGTCCGCGACCCGCGAAGCGACCGGCGGGCAAGGAGAAGGGCGCGAACGCCCGCGCGCGCGCCCACGGCGCCGCCAGGAAGCCCACAGGGAAGAAGCGCCGCTAG
- a CDS encoding carboxypeptidase-like regulatory domain-containing protein, with protein MRTRSVAVIAAVFLGAAALSLFVVLQLTRERPRAVPPAAPSAPSPSVTPPLEPAATEADGRVELRATANDAPLAGAEVRLYLQLPPRTGALEPAWLRAAEARTDAEGIARLPARPGTYLAAVRAAGLAPAHAEVFCAPGEELTHAEVALAQPTTLDVRVVARPDGRPVQARIVLLPSVGRGARLAPPSAPVEERLSASADGAGAARVDGLAPGSYAVAAEAPDLHPVLLPRVEVPRAEPLAISLEPLGRISGVVRDPSGRPAAGATVRGASRDHAASATSDAEGRYTLAAPAGAYRLIAAAGEGAAGAGPVTVQAGATTEGIALALGRAAALEGVVVDERSGRPVPGAEVALVLHDTGALAARAVASEEGRYRLAPLAPGQYDLRAAAAGRSPAVQRGVTLAARQTFPLDVALAGTGTIEGAVADARGGPLAGARVRVEARGDGLAGALPLEARSDFEGRYRIEGVEVGRAELVARQDGVALGVSRAVRVAPGSTARADFSLPEAGVLAGRVSQAGGTAPVGTAVVAVPLKAGAGTPQRARAVADARGTYRLALPAGEYRVHAAPGDADRTDLRVAPAFARVEAGATSRLDLTAAAPTAEEGVELVILEPGGAPSPGAAVTLARAGDDRIALATSAGEDGRVVLAKEMGLAGASITVRARSGGRSGAWTGALPASGQVAVQLERGGAIAGAVRARGAEPRSVVVEVASRPSADGWRVTDVHRFPGARFELADVPTGPLRLTVRADDGRRGAAELSLASGETRTLEIPLEPDRR; from the coding sequence ATGCGTACCCGCTCCGTCGCCGTCATCGCCGCCGTGTTCCTCGGCGCCGCGGCGCTGTCGCTCTTCGTCGTCCTCCAGCTGACGCGCGAGCGGCCCCGCGCCGTCCCGCCCGCGGCGCCGTCGGCCCCATCACCCTCGGTGACGCCGCCGCTGGAGCCCGCCGCGACCGAGGCGGACGGGCGCGTCGAGCTGCGCGCCACGGCGAACGACGCGCCGCTCGCCGGCGCGGAGGTGCGGCTGTACCTGCAGCTCCCGCCCCGGACCGGCGCGCTCGAGCCGGCGTGGCTTCGCGCCGCCGAGGCGCGCACCGACGCGGAGGGGATCGCGAGGCTGCCGGCGCGGCCGGGCACGTACCTCGCCGCGGTCCGGGCCGCCGGGCTCGCTCCCGCGCACGCGGAGGTGTTCTGCGCGCCGGGCGAGGAGCTCACGCACGCGGAGGTGGCGCTCGCGCAGCCGACCACCCTCGACGTGCGCGTCGTCGCCCGTCCGGACGGGAGGCCGGTGCAGGCGCGCATCGTGCTGCTCCCGTCGGTCGGCCGGGGGGCGCGGCTGGCGCCGCCGTCGGCGCCCGTGGAGGAGCGTCTCTCGGCGTCGGCGGACGGCGCCGGAGCGGCGCGAGTCGACGGGCTCGCCCCCGGGTCCTACGCCGTCGCCGCCGAGGCGCCGGACCTCCACCCCGTCCTCCTGCCGCGCGTGGAGGTCCCGCGGGCCGAGCCGCTCGCGATCTCGCTCGAGCCGCTGGGCCGCATCTCCGGCGTCGTCCGCGATCCCTCCGGCCGGCCCGCGGCGGGCGCGACCGTGCGCGGCGCCTCGCGCGACCACGCCGCGAGCGCGACCTCCGACGCGGAGGGTCGTTACACGCTCGCCGCGCCCGCGGGCGCCTACCGGCTCATCGCCGCCGCCGGGGAGGGCGCCGCCGGAGCGGGTCCGGTGACGGTGCAGGCCGGCGCGACGACGGAGGGGATCGCGCTCGCGCTCGGGCGCGCGGCCGCCCTGGAGGGCGTGGTCGTCGACGAGCGCTCGGGCCGGCCCGTGCCCGGCGCGGAGGTGGCGCTCGTCCTCCACGACACCGGCGCGCTCGCCGCGCGCGCCGTCGCGAGCGAGGAGGGACGGTACCGGCTCGCCCCGCTCGCGCCCGGCCAGTACGACCTGCGCGCGGCCGCGGCCGGGAGGAGCCCCGCCGTGCAGCGCGGCGTGACGCTCGCCGCCCGTCAGACCTTCCCGCTCGACGTCGCGCTCGCCGGCACCGGCACGATCGAGGGCGCGGTCGCCGACGCGCGCGGCGGGCCGCTCGCGGGCGCACGGGTCCGCGTCGAGGCCCGCGGGGACGGGCTCGCGGGCGCGCTCCCCCTGGAGGCGCGGAGCGACTTCGAGGGACGCTACCGCATCGAGGGCGTCGAGGTGGGGCGCGCCGAGCTCGTCGCGCGCCAGGACGGCGTGGCGCTCGGGGTCTCGCGGGCCGTGCGCGTCGCCCCCGGGTCCACGGCCCGCGCCGACTTCTCGCTCCCCGAGGCCGGGGTCCTGGCCGGGCGCGTGAGCCAGGCCGGAGGGACCGCGCCGGTGGGCACCGCGGTGGTCGCCGTCCCGCTGAAGGCCGGGGCCGGCACCCCGCAGCGCGCTCGTGCCGTGGCCGACGCGCGGGGGACCTACCGGCTCGCGCTCCCGGCCGGCGAGTACCGGGTCCACGCCGCGCCCGGCGACGCCGATCGCACCGACCTCCGTGTGGCGCCGGCGTTCGCGCGCGTCGAGGCGGGAGCGACCTCGCGGCTCGACCTCACCGCGGCCGCGCCCACCGCCGAGGAGGGGGTGGAGCTGGTGATCCTCGAGCCCGGCGGCGCGCCGTCGCCGGGCGCGGCGGTCACGCTGGCGCGGGCCGGAGACGACCGCATCGCGCTCGCGACGAGCGCGGGCGAGGACGGCCGCGTCGTGCTCGCGAAGGAGATGGGGCTCGCGGGTGCCTCGATCACGGTGAGGGCGCGCAGCGGCGGCCGGAGCGGCGCGTGGACGGGCGCGCTCCCGGCCTCCGGCCAGGTGGCGGTCCAGCTCGAGCGGGGCGGCGCCATCGCGGGCGCCGTGCGTGCGCGCGGGGCCGAGCCGAGGAGCGTCGTCGTCGAGGTGGCCTCCCGGCCGTCCGCCGACGGCTGGCGCGTCACGGACGTGCACCGGTTCCCGGGCGCGCGCTTCGAGCTGGCGGACGTCCCCACCGGTCCGCTGCGCCTCACCGTGCGCGCCGACGACGGCCGGCGCGGGGCCGCCGAGCTGAGCCTCGCCTCCGGCGAGACGCGCACGCTCGAGATCCCGCTCGAGCCGGACCGGCGGTGA
- a CDS encoding biopolymer transporter ExbD: protein MAIGGPNGGDGGDDLEMPGGIFADINITPLTDIFLVLLIIFMVTTTAIAEAGRDEGGFKVNLPKGGKGETSAVARDVTVAVLADGRAVVGGKVQDDAELRRAFTEARERSPETVVLFQADEGVPHGRVVQVMELARAAGLSRLAIATRAEQ from the coding sequence ATGGCGATCGGCGGGCCGAACGGCGGCGACGGCGGCGACGACCTGGAGATGCCGGGCGGGATCTTCGCCGACATCAACATCACGCCGCTCACCGACATCTTCCTCGTGCTGCTCATCATCTTCATGGTGACGACCACCGCCATCGCCGAGGCGGGCCGCGACGAGGGCGGGTTCAAGGTGAACCTTCCGAAGGGCGGCAAGGGCGAGACGTCGGCGGTGGCGCGCGACGTCACCGTCGCGGTGCTGGCCGACGGCCGGGCCGTCGTGGGCGGGAAGGTGCAGGACGACGCAGAGCTGCGGCGCGCCTTCACCGAGGCGCGCGAGCGGAGCCCCGAGACGGTGGTGCTGTTCCAGGCGGACGAGGGCGTGCCGCACGGGCGCGTCGTCCAGGTGATGGAGCTCGCGCGCGCGGCTGGGCTGAGCCGGCTCGCGATCGCGACGCGGGCGGAGCAGTGA
- a CDS encoding MotA/TolQ/ExbB proton channel family protein, translating into MDTSFLGILKTSWSMWIIGACSVLALAVAIERAIALWGFAARARTVADAVVRALLRGDLEEARAECERSPSPAADVFLAGLAAAGRRAARGGLPDPEKIDAAVERERQQMNLRLRRNVWVLGTVGAIAPFIGLFGTVVGIMQAFRHMAATGQGGFTVVASGISEALVATAGGIAVAIEAVVIYNFFNVHVQKLALQLKLMVEEFLETLHEVLPAAAARPAPEPRPAREA; encoded by the coding sequence TTGGACACGAGCTTCCTCGGAATCCTGAAGACCAGCTGGTCGATGTGGATCATCGGCGCCTGCTCGGTCCTCGCCCTCGCCGTGGCGATCGAGCGCGCGATCGCCCTGTGGGGGTTCGCGGCGCGCGCCCGCACGGTGGCCGACGCGGTGGTGCGCGCGCTCCTGCGCGGCGACCTCGAGGAGGCCCGGGCCGAGTGCGAGCGCTCGCCTTCGCCCGCAGCCGACGTGTTCCTCGCAGGGCTGGCCGCCGCCGGCCGGCGCGCCGCGCGGGGCGGCCTCCCCGATCCCGAGAAGATCGACGCCGCCGTCGAGCGCGAGCGTCAGCAGATGAACCTGCGCCTGCGGCGCAACGTCTGGGTCCTCGGCACGGTGGGCGCGATCGCCCCGTTCATCGGCCTCTTCGGCACGGTCGTCGGCATCATGCAGGCGTTCCGGCACATGGCGGCGACCGGACAGGGCGGCTTCACGGTGGTCGCCTCGGGCATCTCCGAGGCGCTCGTCGCCACGGCGGGCGGCATCGCCGTCGCGATCGAGGCCGTCGTCATCTACAACTTCTTCAACGTGCACGTGCAGAAGCTCGCCCTCCAGCTGAAGCTCATGGTCGAGGAGTTCCTGGAGACGCTCCACGAGGTGCTGCCCGCGGCGGCCGCGCGCCCCGCGCCCGAGCCGCGTCCGGCGCGGGAGGCCTGA
- the apaG gene encoding Co2+/Mg2+ efflux protein ApaG, whose protein sequence is MSTAVTQGIRVEVRSAYRPDRSEAGRWLFTYTVRIANQGETPALLAARHWIITDANGEREEVVGEGVIGQQPQLSPGDEFEYTSFCVLETPHGSMQGSYRMERPDGSSFHARIAPFPLVAGTLN, encoded by the coding sequence GTGTCGACCGCCGTCACCCAGGGCATCCGCGTCGAGGTGCGCAGCGCCTACCGTCCGGACCGTTCCGAGGCCGGCCGCTGGCTCTTCACCTATACCGTCCGCATCGCCAACCAGGGGGAGACGCCGGCGCTGCTCGCGGCGCGCCACTGGATCATCACCGACGCGAACGGCGAGCGCGAGGAGGTGGTCGGCGAGGGCGTCATCGGCCAGCAGCCGCAGCTCTCCCCCGGCGACGAGTTCGAGTACACGAGCTTCTGCGTCCTGGAGACGCCGCACGGCTCGATGCAGGGCAGCTACCGCATGGAGCGGCCCGACGGCTCGTCCTTCCACGCGCGGATCGCGCCGTTCCCGCTGGTGGCGGGGACGCTGAACTGA
- a CDS encoding DUF4292 domain-containing protein, translating into MVREPEAIAASPARRRRAAVLLAIASALVACRPRVPPPDLSRDAGELLAQVRAGQARVQRVSGEARVKVDAKGMRTAVTVRQFIAAEKPDRLHVEVLDFFGNVGAVLAAEGGRFQLFDAKERVFYRGAATPENLARLVPLPLPAEDLVTILCGSAPLLDAAEDVEVRGAALVLSLGADGRAQEVRVGEQATVERSSVVAVGPGTAPAYSLDFDGFRPLAAGRFPGELRIRAEDPRVRLDLRWGEVQVNGDLGGVRFTIDPPRGARVVELGDEEHEVPNLFREGVPEPAPGSSPAHGPGGAGSPSR; encoded by the coding sequence ATGGTCCGCGAACCCGAAGCCATCGCAGCGAGCCCGGCGCGCCGCCGGAGGGCCGCGGTCCTCCTCGCGATCGCCTCCGCCCTGGTCGCCTGCCGCCCTCGCGTGCCGCCGCCGGACCTGTCGCGCGACGCCGGGGAGCTCCTCGCCCAGGTCCGGGCGGGCCAGGCGCGGGTCCAGCGCGTCTCCGGCGAGGCGCGCGTCAAGGTGGACGCGAAGGGGATGCGCACCGCGGTGACCGTGCGCCAGTTCATCGCCGCGGAGAAGCCCGACCGCCTGCACGTGGAGGTGCTCGACTTCTTCGGCAACGTCGGCGCCGTGCTCGCCGCGGAGGGCGGCCGGTTCCAGCTCTTCGACGCGAAGGAGCGGGTCTTCTACCGCGGCGCGGCCACGCCCGAGAACCTGGCGCGGCTCGTCCCGCTGCCGCTCCCGGCGGAGGACCTCGTCACGATCCTGTGCGGCTCGGCGCCGCTCCTCGACGCCGCGGAGGACGTCGAGGTGAGGGGCGCCGCCCTCGTCCTCTCGCTCGGAGCCGACGGGCGCGCGCAGGAGGTCCGCGTCGGGGAGCAGGCCACCGTCGAGCGCTCCAGCGTCGTGGCGGTGGGGCCCGGCACGGCGCCCGCGTACTCCCTCGACTTCGACGGGTTCCGTCCGCTCGCAGCGGGTCGGTTCCCGGGAGAGCTGCGGATCCGCGCCGAGGACCCGCGCGTGCGGCTCGATCTCCGCTGGGGCGAGGTGCAGGTGAACGGCGATCTCGGGGGCGTGCGCTTCACGATCGACCCGCCCCGCGGCGCGCGCGTGGTCGAGCTGGGAGACGAGGAGCACGAGGTCCCGAACCTGTTCCGGGAGGGCGTGCCCGAGCCCGCGCCCGGGTCGTCGCCGGCGCACGGGCCGGGCGGCGCGGGGTCGCCCTCCCGCTGA
- a CDS encoding TRAP transporter TatT component family protein, with the protein MPSRRSLALAALALVAGASACRRPAETAPAPADARAAPGPFEAALAEGVRAFEERADPARLVEAISAFQRAAAARPGAVDAELPLARAQAFRALSAREPAEAKEAWDASARAAERALRVTSPGWAQAIDRGEDPAAAAARVDPPGGEALYLLAQGAMRGAQATGYAAVLAVKDAALAMMARAAELDERIDAAGPHRALGAWRAALPVAAGGGADAARAHFDRARQLAPDDLLGRVAEAETYAVLVQDSALFDRLLAEVTGSDPASDPARAPENGVAQRRAIELRERRARLF; encoded by the coding sequence ATGCCCTCCCGCCGCTCGCTCGCGCTCGCCGCGCTGGCCCTCGTCGCCGGCGCGTCCGCCTGCCGCCGTCCGGCGGAGACCGCTCCGGCGCCGGCGGACGCGCGCGCCGCGCCCGGGCCGTTCGAGGCCGCGCTCGCCGAGGGCGTTCGCGCGTTCGAGGAGCGGGCCGATCCGGCGCGGCTGGTCGAGGCGATCAGCGCCTTCCAGCGCGCGGCCGCAGCGCGTCCAGGCGCCGTCGACGCGGAGCTGCCGCTCGCCCGCGCGCAGGCGTTCCGCGCGCTCTCGGCCCGCGAGCCCGCGGAGGCGAAGGAGGCGTGGGACGCGTCCGCGCGCGCGGCGGAGCGGGCGTTGCGCGTCACCTCGCCTGGGTGGGCGCAGGCCATCGACCGTGGCGAGGACCCGGCCGCGGCGGCGGCGCGGGTGGACCCGCCGGGAGGCGAGGCGCTGTACCTGCTCGCGCAGGGCGCGATGCGCGGGGCGCAGGCGACCGGCTACGCCGCCGTGCTGGCGGTGAAGGACGCCGCGCTCGCGATGATGGCGCGCGCCGCCGAGCTCGACGAGCGGATCGACGCGGCCGGCCCGCACCGCGCCCTCGGGGCCTGGCGCGCGGCGCTCCCGGTCGCGGCCGGCGGCGGCGCGGACGCGGCGCGCGCCCACTTCGACCGCGCGCGGCAGCTCGCCCCCGACGACCTGCTCGGCCGCGTCGCGGAGGCCGAGACCTACGCCGTGCTCGTGCAGGACTCGGCGCTGTTCGACCGGCTCCTCGCGGAGGTGACGGGCTCCGACCCCGCAAGCGATCCGGCGCGCGCGCCCGAGAACGGCGTCGCGCAGCGGCGCGCCATCGAGCTGCGCGAGCGCAGGGCGCGCCTGTTCTGA
- a CDS encoding Sir2 family NAD-dependent protein deacetylase → MEPKLQQLLDDVRRAQGRVVALTGAGVSAESGIPTFRGREGFWVVGSRNYMPQEMATHEMFARAPEEVWRWYLHRFGVCRDARPNAGHAALVALERALGERFTLVTQNIDGLHRRAGSERVLCIHGDAAYVRCADGCGTGLLDLPLFPQRGKDDPLTDADRARLACPSCGGWLRPHVLWFDEYYDEVNYRMESALRAAAEAELLLVVGTSGATNLPMQIGRLAFERQAALVDVNPEVNPFAELASRSSRGFFARGSACERLPAIVAALGA, encoded by the coding sequence ATGGAACCGAAGCTCCAGCAGCTCCTCGACGACGTGCGGCGCGCGCAGGGGCGGGTGGTCGCTCTCACCGGCGCGGGGGTCTCCGCCGAGAGCGGGATCCCGACCTTCCGCGGGCGCGAGGGGTTCTGGGTGGTCGGCTCCCGGAACTACATGCCGCAGGAGATGGCCACCCACGAGATGTTCGCGCGCGCGCCCGAGGAGGTCTGGCGCTGGTACCTGCACCGCTTCGGCGTGTGCCGGGACGCGCGCCCGAACGCCGGCCACGCGGCGCTGGTGGCGCTCGAGCGCGCCCTCGGCGAGCGCTTCACGCTCGTCACCCAGAACATCGACGGGCTCCACCGGCGCGCCGGCTCGGAGCGCGTCCTCTGCATCCACGGGGACGCCGCGTACGTGCGCTGCGCGGATGGGTGCGGGACGGGGCTCCTGGACCTGCCGCTCTTCCCGCAGCGCGGGAAGGACGACCCGCTCACCGACGCCGACCGCGCGCGCCTCGCCTGTCCGTCGTGCGGCGGCTGGCTCCGGCCCCACGTGCTCTGGTTCGACGAGTACTACGACGAGGTGAACTACCGGATGGAGAGCGCGCTGCGCGCGGCGGCCGAGGCGGAGCTCCTGCTCGTGGTCGGCACGAGCGGCGCGACCAACCTGCCGATGCAGATCGGCCGGCTCGCGTTCGAGCGGCAGGCCGCGCTCGTGGACGTGAACCCGGAGGTGAACCCCTTCGCCGAGCTCGCGTCCCGCTCCTCGCGGGGCTTCTTCGCGCGCGGGAGCGCCTGCGAGCGGCTGCCCGCCATCGTCGCCGCGCTGGGGGCCTGA